The Leifsonia sp. 1010 genome segment GAGACGGCCTCGCGGACCGCCTCCAGGTCGGCGAGCGAGCCGTGGAAGCGGCGCTCCTCGGTCAGGACGCTGATCGCGCTGGCGCCGCCGGTCTCGTACGAGACCGCGAGGGCTGCGGGATCCGGGATGGCGGCGAGCGAGCCGCGGGACGGGCTGGCGCGCTTCACCTCGGCGATGATCTTGACGCGCTCCGCCGGGGCGAGCGCGGCGAGAGCATCGATCGCGGCGGGGCGAGCGAGGGCTGCGGCCTCCACCTCGGCGAGGGGACGCTCGTCGCGTCTCCGCTCAGCGTCCTCGAGCGCGCCGGCGACGAGGTCGGCGAGCACGGATCAGTGCCCCTTCGGGGTGTACTTGTCGCCGCCGACGCCGTACCCGGCGCGCTTCATGACCCAGCCGACGATGAGGCCGATCACCGCGAGACCCGCAGCCGCCCAGACGATGATGGGGGCGTCGAAGAAGAAGGCGATAGCGCCGATGGTGAACGCGACCAGCATGATGATCACGGCCGTCCACGCCG includes the following:
- a CDS encoding DUF6704 family protein, whose product is MSSESVEPGHGHSPAAWTAVIIMLVAFTIGAIAFFFDAPIIVWAAAGLAVIGLIVGWVMKRAGYGVGGDKYTPKGH